The following is a genomic window from Prevotella sp. E13-17.
GGATGAGGAAATGCTGGAGCTCGTTGAGATGGAGGTTCAGGAGATCCTCGCTCAGTATGAGTTCGAAGAGGATACTCCTATCATCCGCGGTTCTGCACTCGGCGCACTGAATGGTGTTGAGAAGTGGGAGAAGAAGGTGATGGAGCTGATGGATACCTGCGACACATGGATCCAGGAGCCTCCTCGCGCTACCGACAAGCCTTTCTTGATGCCTGTTGAGGACGTATTCTCAATCACTGGCCGTGGTACTGTTGCTACTGGTCGTATCGAGACTGGTGTTATCCACGTTGGTGACGCTGTAGAGCTGCTCGGTCTTGGTGAGGATAAGAACTCAGTTGTAACTGGTGTTGAGATGTTCCGCAAGCTCCTCGATGAGGGTCAGGCTGGTGATAACGTAGGTCTGCTGCTCCGCGGTATCGATAAGAATGAGATCAAGCGTGGTATGGTTCTCTGCCATCCCGGACAGATCAAGCCTTTCAAGAAGTTCAAGGCTTCTATCTACGTTCTGAAGAAGGAAGAGGGTGGTCGTCACACTCCATTCGGAAACAAGTATCGTCCTCAGTTCTACCTCCGTACTATGGACTGCACGGGTGAGATTCACCTCCCCGAGGGCGTT
Proteins encoded in this region:
- the tuf gene encoding elongation factor Tu; translated protein: MAKETFVRTKPHVNIGTIGHVDHGKTTLTAAITTVLAKAGLSEVKSFDQIDNAPEEKERGITINTAHVEYETAKRHYAHVDCPGHADYVKNMVTGAAQMDGAILVVAATDGPMPQTREHVLLARQVNVPRLVVFLNKCDMVEDEEMLELVEMEVQEILAQYEFEEDTPIIRGSALGALNGVEKWEKKVMELMDTCDTWIQEPPRATDKPFLMPVEDVFSITGRGTVATGRIETGVIHVGDAVELLGLGEDKNSVVTGVEMFRKLLDEGQAGDNVGLLLRGIDKNEIKRGMVLCHPGQIKPFKKFKASIYVLKKEEGGRHTPFGNKYRPQFYLRTMDCTGEIHLPEGVEMVMPGDNVEITVELIYAVALNKGLRFAIREGGRTVGSGQITEVYED